CGCCGGCAACCTGGTGGATTTCCACGTGCGCCGCATTCCAGGCGGCCGCTACACCGACCAGTGGCTGGGCCAGGCGCAAGCCGGCGCCGGCATGGAGATCGAAGCGCCGCTGGGCGTGTTCAGCTACCACGAGGAAGACTGGCGGCCGCTCATCATGATGGCTACCGGCACGGGCATCGCGCCGATCAAGGCCATCCTGGAATCGCTGCTGGACAACGAGGACTGCCCGCCCGTCACGCTCTACTGGGGCATGCGCACCGAGGCCGACCTCTACCTGCGCGACGTAATCGAAAGCTGGGCAGGGCGGCTGTACGAATTCAACTTCGTGCCGGTGCTGTCGCGCGCGGGCGCGGACTGGCAGGGCCGGCGCGGCCACGTGCAGCAGGCGGTCCTGGAAGACCACCAGGATCTGTCCGAGCACGCCTTCTACCTGTGCGGCGCGCCTGACATGATCCACCAAGCCAAGAGCCTGCTGGCCGCGCGCGGCGCCAGCCTGGACCACATGTATTCCGACAGCTTTACCTTCCAGCACGCGCTGGCCGCCGCCTGAACGGCCGCGCCTGCCGGATTATCGGTACACCAGCACCGGCAGTCGGGTGCGCGCCAGCACGCGCTGGGTTTCGCTGCCCAGCAAGAAGCCCGTCATGCCGTGGCGACCGTGCGAACCCATGATGATCAGGTCGCAGCCCTGGTTCTGCGCCGCCTCGACGATGGCTTCGTGCGGATGGTCGTTGACCGTGACCACGGCGTTGCACGGCACCAGCGCGTGGCGCGCTTCCATCTCCAGGTTGTCCAGGTAGGTTTGCGCGTTCTTGCGCGCCTGGTCGGTGTGGTGCGCCTGCGTGGTGCCCAGCATTTCGGCCTGGTAGACCAGCAGATGGTCCTCCGGAATGGCGCGGATGAGCGTGATGGTGGCTCCCATTTCCTTGGCGAAAACAAGAGCGCGCTTGAAAG
The sequence above is drawn from the Achromobacter xylosoxidans genome and encodes:
- a CDS encoding 2Fe-2S iron-sulfur cluster-binding protein translates to MAYRVHILQTDESFQVEEGESVLQAAERSAVKLPHECTFGGCGTCRIKLESGAVEYEEFPMALTPEEAAEGYALACQARPLGDLCISVASSRQSFPEPRRLPATIHRIERYCDDVIHLTLALPEAGLEYVPGQYMNVVLPDGETRSFSMASAPAGNLVDFHVRRIPGGRYTDQWLGQAQAGAGMEIEAPLGVFSYHEEDWRPLIMMATGTGIAPIKAILESLLDNEDCPPVTLYWGMRTEADLYLRDVIESWAGRLYEFNFVPVLSRAGADWQGRRGHVQQAVLEDHQDLSEHAFYLCGAPDMIHQAKSLLAARGASLDHMYSDSFTFQHALAAA
- a CDS encoding universal stress protein; its protein translation is MYKHLLVAVDGSLLSESAFKRALVFAKEMGATITLIRAIPEDHLLVYQAEMLGTTQAHHTDQARKNAQTYLDNLEMEARHALVPCNAVVTVNDHPHEAIVEAAQNQGCDLIIMGSHGRHGMTGFLLGSETQRVLARTRLPVLVYR